A region of Lycium barbarum isolate Lr01 chromosome 3, ASM1917538v2, whole genome shotgun sequence DNA encodes the following proteins:
- the LOC132632891 gene encoding heparanase-like protein 1 translates to MDFRNLLIFLALCPAFSAQTIKDTELMIDASVKIAQTDANYICATIDWWPKEKCNYKQCPWGLASIIHLDLSHPFLENAIRAFKGLRLRLGGSLQDQVIYGVGNLKSPCHPFTKQKDGLFGFSKGCLHMHRWDELNGLFKKTGALVTFGLNALYGRRRTNRHVWVGNWDASNALDFIRYTVAKGYQIHSWELGNELSGNGIGASVNAVQYGKDVIHLHNLINQVYKNFHGRPLLLAPGGFYGAEWFSKLLKVSGPGTVNALTHHIYNLGPGSDHKLVDKILNPEYLNKISDTYRSLTQTIERNGPWASAWVGESGGAYNSGGPNVSNAFVDSFWYLDQLGMAAKHHTKVYCRQTLIGGNYGLLDTKTFVPNPDYYSALLWNKLMGKEVLDVSSKGSPHLRSYAHCTKDRAGVTLLLINLSNQIHYGVNIQSSAGEKKNPTKKSFVHGLKESVSWLGSRSSDVTLLREEYHLTPEGGSIKSRRMLLNGKLLQLTERGDIPSLSPVLKSLKSPISIAPLSIKFIVFPNFNSPSCS, encoded by the exons ATGGACTTCAGAAACTTGTTAATCTTTCTTGCATTATGCCCTGCATTTTCAGCGCAAACAATTAAAGATACAGAACTAATGATTGATGCATCTGTGAAAATTGCACAAACAGATGCTAATTACATTTGTGCTACCATTGATTGGTGGCCAAAAGAGAAGTGTAATTACAAGCAGTGTCCTTGGGGCTTGGCATCTATTATACATCTG GATTTATCTCATCCATTTCTGGAAAATGCTATACGAG CTTTCAAGGGTTTGAGATTACGGCTCGGAGGTTCTTTACAAGACCAAGTAATATATGGTGTAGGCAACTTAAAATCTCCTTGCCATCCATTCACCAAGCAGAAGGATGGTTTGTTTGGATTTTCTAAAGGATGTTTACATATGCATAGATGGGATGAGCTAAACGGCCTTTTCAAGAAGACAGG AGCACTTGTGACTTTTGGCTTGAATGCACTGTATGGGAGACGACGGACCAATAGGCATGTGTGGGTAGGAAATTGGGATGCCAGTAACGCCCTTGACTTCATAAGATACACTGTTGCCAAGGGCTACCAGATACACTCATGGGAACTTG GAAATGAATTGAGTGGTAATGGGATTGGTGCGAGTGTTAATGCTGTACAGTACGGAAAAGATGTTATCCATCTGCACAATCTCATAAACCAAGTATATAAGAATTTTCACGGACGTCCTCTACTATTAGCACCAGGAGGATTCTATGGGGCTGAGTGGTTCAGCAAGCTCCTGAAGGTTTCAGGACCTGGCACTGTCAATGCCTTAACGCATCATATTTATAATCTTGGCCCGG GGTCCGATCACAAGCTTGTGGATAAAATTTTAAATCCTGAATACCTGAATAAAATATCAGATACATACCGCAGTCTTACTCAAACCATTGAAAGGAATGGTCCTTGGGCTTCAGCTTGGGTTGGAGAATCTGGTGGAGCCTACAACAGTGGAGGTCCTAATGTGTCTAATGCCTTCGTAGATAGTTTTTG GTACTTAGATCAGCTCGGGATGGCAGCCAAGCACCATACTAAAGTATACTGCAGGCAGACTCTTATTGGTGGAAATTATGGGCTCCTTGATACCAAAACGTTTGTTCCAAATCCTGATTATTATAG TGCACTTCTTTGGAATAAACTGATGGGAAAAGAAGTTCTTGATGTTAGCAGCAAAGGATCACCACATTTGCGCTCTTATGCCCATTGTACAAAAGATAGA GCAGGTGTGACTTTACTTCTGATCAATTTAAGCAACCAGATCCACTATGGGGTCAACATCCAATCTAGTGCAGGTGAGAAAAAAAACCCAACGAAAAAGTCATTCGTGCACGGTCTTAAGGAAAGTGTTTCGTGGCTAGGAAGCAGATCATCAGATGTTACATTGTTGCGAGAAGAGTACCATCTAACTCCAGAAGGTGGCAGCATTAAAAGCAGAAGAATGCTCCTCAATGGGAAATTATTGCAACTTACAGAAAGAGGAGACATTCCAAGTTTGTCTCCAGTGCTTAAAAGTTTAAAATCTCCAATATCTATTGCACCATTGTCCATCAAGTTCATTGTATTCCCCAATTTTAATTCTCCCAGTTGTAGCTAA
- the LOC132631454 gene encoding uncharacterized protein LOC132631454: MHAISKGDSTSSQRPIGVKKAKLKRKIEEGFSSAMQMVQSENNRLVELLAKSSADRQQDLEMKDRALKLKEFKEENKILLSNLDSIGDPNIREFIQQEQKRIMDKRSQQFQQPQPQQSSAPYTQYFNDIGGSGNDLPEY; the protein is encoded by the exons ATGCATGCTATATCCAAAG GTGATTCCACGTCATCACAACGACCTATTGGGGTGAAGAAAGcaaaattgaagagaaaaatcGAAGAAGGTTTTTCATCTGCTATGCAAATGGTCCAATCAGAAAATAATCGGCTTGTTGAGTTGTTGGCAAAGTCAAGTGCAGACAGGCAGCAAGATTTGGAGATGAAAGATAGAGCTTTGAAACTAAAAGaatttaaagaagaaaataaaattttattgtcAAATTTAGATTCTATTGGTGATCCAAATATTCGTGAATTTattcaacaagaacaaaaacGAATAATGGATAAAAGAAGTCAACAATTTCAACAGCCACAACCACAACAATCCTCTGCCCCATACACTCAATATTTTAATGATATTGGTGGATCTGGAAACGACCTACCAGAGTACTAA